A window of Motilibacter rhizosphaerae genomic DNA:
TCACCAGGGGCGCGACCTACGCGGAGGAGGCCGCGCTCGAGGCCGTCGACGCGGCGGTGGCCGGGGGCGCCGCGATCGTCGACATCGGCGGCGTGAAGGCCGGGTACGGCGACGTGGTCAGCGCCGAGGAGGAGTCCCGCCGGGTCGTCGGGTTCGTGGGGCGCGTGCGCGAGCGCCACCCCGACGTCGTCATCAGCGTCGACACCTGGCGGGCCGACGTGGGCGACGCGGTCGCGCGGGCCGGTGCCGACCTGCTCAACGACGCGTGGGGCGGCCACGAGCCCGGGCTGCTCGAGGTCGCCGCGCGCCACGGCGTGGGCTACGTGTGCACGCACACCGCGGGGCTGCCACCGCGTACGGACCCGCACCGGCCGGCCTTCGACGACGTCGTGGCCGACGTGCGCGACGCGCTCGTCGCGCTCGCGCAGCGGGCCGAGGCGGCCGGGGTGCGGAGCGACGGCATCGTCATCGACCCCGCGCACGACTTCGGCAAGGCGACGCGGCACTCGCTCGCGGTCACGCGGCGGCTCGACGAGCTCACGGGACTCGGCTGGCCGGTGCTGGTCGCCCTGTCGCGCAAGGACTTCGTCGGCGAGTCGCTGGACCTGCCGGCGGACGAGCGGCTCGAGGGCACCCTCGCCGCGACCGCGGTCTCGGCCTGGCTGGGAGCGCGGATCTTCC
This region includes:
- the folP gene encoding dihydropteroate synthase, producing the protein MSGAPLRLGTRTFGPDELVVMAVVNRTPDSFFTRGATYAEEAALEAVDAAVAGGAAIVDIGGVKAGYGDVVSAEEESRRVVGFVGRVRERHPDVVISVDTWRADVGDAVARAGADLLNDAWGGHEPGLLEVAARHGVGYVCTHTAGLPPRTDPHRPAFDDVVADVRDALVALAQRAEAAGVRSDGIVIDPAHDFGKATRHSLAVTRRLDELTGLGWPVLVALSRKDFVGESLDLPADERLEGTLAATAVSAWLGARIFRAHDVVATRRVLDMVGCIRGTQQPAVVRRGMA